ACCCAAGTCCAATCACCATACAATTATGGAGCTTATTAAAAATACTATTGGTTCTTGGATCTATGGCTAGCTTAGTACTACCAAGCTTACTTATTGCAATACAAAATGATAAACAATCAGACCAAGGAACTATAGACATATGGAAGTTTTGGCTTTTCAATAGCTTAGGCCTTCGTTTACCTCATCCTTTTGAACAAGGGAAAGTGGATAACATTTTGTTTATGTTATCAGGGAAATCTGATCAAGAATTTTCTTGGGCTAGTctttttaattattatatttatttggcATCATGTGAAACAACATTCGAGCTTTGCATTTTAAACTTAATTGTTGGAACCATGTTAAGTGTCAAATTCCcattattatccaaatttattaatcgCAATATGAGTTTGAAAggttcattattattgaatttagaTTATAAGGGCGATAATAAGTCGTTGATAAAGTTGCATAATTTGATTCGTAATTTAGATGGAATTTCAATGTTAGGCTCCACTTCTTTATTCACGAGACTCATTAATATAGCTGAACACAAGAGTATTAACAATAACATATACGATGGTcagaataatattaaatatgcTGAgctttttcaagaaaatgaGGGTGATTACTATAATACTATTGTCACTTGGAGAATCTTGGAAATCACTCACGAATTGAACTTAGCCtacttgaaaaatatggCTTCAAAGAGCCAAGAAAAGCTGAAGGTCTTTAATCAAATAAGTGAGGATCTTAAGAAAATAGAAGcaattttgttgaatgatGCAACCTCAAACTTGAAAAGTTACTTTACCCTATTCAAAAGCGTGATCGAAGAGCGTTCTGCACTAAGCTTATtggaaagaattgaaactGACGTGAACAGTAGCTTATCTACCTTcgaaaatatcaaagaagaaagtgaaTTAGTGGAAGACGATGTTTCTGACTTCTCTGAGGACGACCATGAATCCGATCAGCCtacaaattattttgatgaaactGAACAGCCGAAGACTCTGACGATTAGGTCGAACAAGTCCCTAATTTGCTCATTAAATTTGGTTTCTGAGGAGCAGTTCATTGTCTTGACAAGTTCATTAATTCTCTATTATCAGCAACACCAGAAAGCAAAATCCAACGAGTTGCTTAggtatttgaatttttcttcagaAAAGTCgtcattatctttattatcattcaCAGCACTATTAAAAGTTATTACTGAGTTGATTGGTCAAGATCAAGATGCCAACGATTTTACCAACTCCAATGTGTTGGATAAGCTAATTAGAATTACAAGATTATGGATCAATGACGACaaaaaacaatttcttgattataATTTGAGATGTGATTTATCCGATTTGATAGTTTCTAAAGGACTGCTTTTGAATGGGGCTTTAAGCGATGAGAGCGACGAAGAAGGAGATGATGATTAAGTACTTgcaatattatatatgacttgcttttatattatttatttaaatttatttcttgctaatattttaatgaattcttaTCAATACGTTAATGGTGTGTTAGGTCTTTGTAGACAAGTATTTTAATCATAAAGAAATCGCTTTGTGAAAATCTGACTCTGTTATTACGTCAATGTAACTGAATAAATTTGAGGTacataaaaaaaaaaagatacGATTATAATTCTCATATAGTAACATCTATGACACTGAGATGAATAAGGCTATGATTTCCGTAGAGGAACCTATTGACGATATTTCCACGAAGCAATGggatattattgaaacaatatctaataataaagatggTATAAAAGTGGTAATAGCTGGATTTATTTGCAACTTTATGACATTTGGAATTGGGTTTTCATACGGGGTTTTCCAGGAATTCTATACTTCTCAAGATGGGCCTTTGAAGCATTACTCAGATTCAGAAGTTGCAATAATTGGTACTTTAGGTACGGCACTCACATATTTGTGTggtatattcaataagaGTATTATGTACTATTTGAAGCCACGCAATATAATGTTAATTGGTAGCGTTCTGATGTCTCTTGGCTTAATTATGACAGGATTTTGCACTGAACTCTATCAGTTTATTTTATCACAAGGTTTATTGTTTGGAGTAGGGTCGAGTCTTCTTTACTTACCGCCAGTTGTATGTGCTCCATTTTATTTTAATCGTCATAGAGCAATTGCCATGGGGATATTATTTAGTGGAACTGGGTTCGGAGGGTTAGCAATGGCTAATATCAGCAGGTATTTAATTGGTGTTATTGGTTGGCAATGGTGTGTTAGAATACTTGGTTTTATGAATTTAATCTTAACCATAATTGCTAGCTTTTTGGTTGTGGAGCCGAAGGTTAACAATTTTAGGACTAACAACAAGTTATTTAACTTTCGTCAGTTAGGTTCATGGAAAGTTTTTCTTGTTATTTTTGGTGGTCTTTTGCAATCAGCGGGATATTTAATCCCATTGATTTATATGTCCAAATATGCAAGAACTTTGAATTTTAGTTATAATCAGGGTGCTTTATTCATCGGTTTAAATAATGCTATTAATGCTtgtttcaaaattcttttgGGCTACGTCGGTGATAGAGTCGGGAGAATGAATACAATCATTACATGTAGCGTATTAAGCGCAGTTACAATTTTTGCATTGTGGATGGTAAATGCAAGAGACGCCTACATTTCATTCGTTGTATTTTATGGAGTTTTTTCTGGAGTGATAATATCGTTGTTACCGACATGTCTTGTTGAGCTATTTGGAGTCGTAAATTACCAATCAATGAGTGGATTAATGTATTTCAGTAGAGGTGTTGGAAGTATGTTGGGCTCCCCTTTAGCAGGTTTAATGATTGCCAACCAGGGTCTTCATGCCAGTGATTATAAGAACCCAATTATTTATAACGgagtattattattatcaagcGCTGTATGTTTAGTTGCAGTACGGCTAATCGTGGCAAGTGAGGGAGGAAAACTGTCGTGGAAATTTTAGCTtgtaaatttatttgacaaAAAAGAATCTATTTAATGAAACTAGTCGTTAGTAGTAAGCAAAATGAACTATATATGTAACAGAATAAACTTAGAAGCACAGGTGCTTCAACGAACTCAAtctataatttatatatcaatcGACTCAAACGTGAAAGGTTCGTATGCATAACCTTCACCTTCAAAAAACTTTGACATAGCTTCAACCCAATGTAATCTCAAGGAATGCAACATAGCGGAAGTGCCTTCcatcaaaaccaaaatacAAACAGTAAGAATAAACCACATTCCAAATAATACCACTGTCATAAATACACCCCAACCACCATACGTCCCAAATGCATTTTGAATAGTCATTGACCATAACACTGTTGATAATTGAGCATGGGCCAATGACAAGGCCCATAATCTAAGATATGAAGCTGTATGACTAACGCAATTTAAACAAAATTCAATAGTATGAATAACCTGATGAATAACGATGTCACCAAAATTGAACGAATCATGATCATCAGAATGAGCAGAATTATGAAACAATGGCTCAACATCATTAGGAAACCtaaaattatcatctaACATATCAACTTCATCAGGTGGATCGctattcaattgattttctaACATAATAGCTTCCTCCTCTTCGTGCATTTGGAGACTGTGATTCATCTGTGAATGTAAATCAGAATATCCCAACTCCAAagctttattattttgacgTTTTAAAGTCATCGGCTTATAAAGCAATAACCAAGGAACACAAACTGCTGCAATCAATACAAGAACAATTTGTACAAATTTTTGGCCCGGATAAAGTTGTTCGTCTATACTTCCTGGCGCTAAAAACATATTGATTAACATATTAAGCAATCCCGGTGGTTGCTTCTCTTTACCTAACCAATCAACAGACCATTTATAGATAATAGTAAGCGATAAGTATCCAAAGATACTTTGCATGAATAAAAACCCTGGAATAAAATtaccaataatatcaacttTAGACTTAAAATACCTGTAGTTTACTAAGctgaaaaataatgaataattcatgTGAATGAAACCCATCAAAATAGACAATTTCATCTTATACGAATTTGTAAAcaacaaattattatcagcTCCATGCCATGCCCAGTCTAATCCAAAAATATATGTGTGTCCTGGTATTTTTTTAGCAATTAGAGTTATTGGGCCATCTTTTCCAAAATCATAATCTTTTGGGAAGTTCCATTCCCAACCAGACTTAAAAAAGCtcattgattttgagaaaatatcattataaatGAATCCCGTGTACATAGAAAAAAACCCCATTAACAATACAATGTATCTGCCATTGAAAGCCATTTCGAAAATCTCATCCTTGTTTTTCATTGGGCCAAAATGAGATTCATTCTTAATCAAATACAAACTAATTAAGAATACAATGAATCCATGTCCTAAATCACCGAACATAATAGCAAACATAAAGGGGAAAGTAATAACAGTTGCTAAACCTGGATTCACTTCTTGATAAGTAGCAATACCATACGCATCAATGATCAGTTGGAAAGCCGATGTGAACTTGTTCGTTTTATGATATGTTGGTGGAGTACGATTTGTAGAAAGTTCATTGACGACCGCAACTAAGGAATTATAATCTTCATTCTCTATGTCCATAGTTTCATCTACATTTGCATTACCAATTGCAAATGATTCATCGGTATTTTGCGGTTCTGGTGTCGATCTTGCTCCTGTGTTGTCAGCCGACAACGAAATTGATTCTTGAGAGTTGTTTTCTGGTATAACGTGACGGGACTTCTGATGAATTAAGTTTCTGAATGTTTGCTGGCAGGTCGAAAATTCAGATTTAGGAATCCATCCTTCTCCTACGAGGCATCTTCTCGTACCATCCATATCAAACTTATTCAACGTTTGATATATTAACTTTTCTCTTTGAACCGAATAACATCTATCGAGATAACCTTCTTGGAAAATAAGCAAGTCAGCTATTAAATGTTCTCTTGTGCTTTGCACAACgttattcaaatcttcaatcttGTGATTCAAATCACTTAAAGTTTCAGCTCTTGCGCTAGATCCCCCATTGACATTGTCGTAAATTATTCCGTCTAGCGATTGTATAATTCTTCTGACTCTCTGTTTCAAAAATTCCCCATGGATATATACGATGAACACATTCTTATCTATAAATTCGGTATTTTTCAGACTGAAATTCGACATTTTTTCGTCTTCGATTGGTATATCATGAAAGAATAAGTTACCTCTCAATGTTCTCCACAATATATTCCTTAAAAGTGGAACCTTCTCTCTTGCAATCGATCCGGAAATGGAATTGAAACCTGAGTCCTCAAGAATGGCAGCATCAATTACTGGATTCTCCAAGctattatttctattgttTAACAACGCTATGTTATCTTCGTCGTCTGTATCTCCATGGATTGCAAAACGTTGATCTATGTCATCCTCTCTCGTCAAAGACGACGAGTGGAATCGGTTGACCGCGGTCACCACGTATCGGTTCTCAACGTACTTTAACTTTTGCTGGTCTAATGAGTTATACGAGCTATCAAGATGCTTGATTCTCTCGTAAAATGTAGTTACCTCAGCCCTGATATTATCCATTTCTGATGCCGATGGCAACGGCCTTTGATCGGCCTGCAAACTCAGATATGGTGTGGCTCCTATCGTATCATACTTGGTCATCGTACTCCGCAAATACTCCAAGTGTGATTCTATCTTATCAATACCCCGTAACTCGTTTACAAATGTCCGTTGAAACGGTGTCAACTTCGAGTTCAAATCCCTGAAATGAACATCTCCGAGTTTTCCTAGTGCATAAACAACGTCTCGAGCAAGCTCAATAGTCACATAAAACTGAACCAATGTCATTGGTGCCGAACGGAATATTGCCTCTTCTTGGCCATTGTCTTGACCCTGTTGCAGCAGTATTGGAAGCATTTTAATCTCTAGAAAGTGTCTCTAAATCTATCCGTTTTCAATTAGTTTCTCAAAAAAACTTTCTTTTATATAAACTGACAAGTTTACAATTCAAACGAACGAGTCACAATCACCGTTCAATACCTGAAATCTAATTGTTTCTCTATACTACAACTATACCCGCTTTGATTAGACCGTTGGCTCAGTATTTCAGACATAAGATCGGCTTTACAGATTAGATCCCATTTACAGGTTATATTTTGATACGTTATAACGAAGTAGATCAGTTAAGTACTACTTATAGGGCGTCAAAACACTATTTATAGAGATATCTAATAATACACATTGTGATTGGGGCTATTGTATAGTATTATTGAGTTCAAGAACGGAAATTGGATGATAGAAAACCTGGTGCAGAAGAGAATACATGAAGAATCATATTAGAATATTCACAGGAACGATATTTGTTCTTTGCCTTTTGGTGCAACCAATAATATCGGCTAGTGGGATTGAGTTGTATGATAAGGCGACAGGGATAATAGGGAAGTTGCCCTCACAATATGAGCTAAGAGAACCGGTGTATAACcatgataatattgataacaATTTGTTTATTCCGCAATACAGACAAGACATAAATGACTATGAACATGGGCGAGAAAAGAGCAAAACAAGCGAAGAAATTGAGTTCGAGAAGGCGTTGGTGTTACTAGAAGAATCAGCGGAATTGAACCACCCCGAGGCGTTGGTGGCCGTGGCAGATGTGTACGTGTTTGGAAATTATTCGACTGTGGCGAATTATTCCAAAGCACttgattattatcataGGGCGGTCTCCATCAA
This is a stretch of genomic DNA from Debaryomyces hansenii CBS767 chromosome G complete sequence. It encodes these proteins:
- a CDS encoding DEHA2G06754p (weakly similar to uniprot|Q5KAA2 Cryptococcus neoformans var CNJ02430 Transporter), with amino-acid sequence MNKAMISVEEPIDDISTKQWDIIETISNNKDGIKVVIAGFICNFMTFGIGFSYGVFQEFYTSQDGPLKHYSDSEVAIIGTLGTALTYLCGIFNKSIMYYLKPRNIMLIGSVSMSLGLIMTGFCTELYQFILSQGLLFGVGSSLLYLPPVVCAPFYFNRHRAIAMGILFSGTGFGGLAMANISRYLIGVIGWQWCVRILGFMNLILTIIASFLVVEPKVNNFRTNNKLFNFRQLGSWKVFLVIFGGLLQSAGYLIPLIYMSKYARTLNFSYNQGALFIGLNNAINACFKILLGYVGDRVGRMNTIITCSVLSAVTIFALWMVNARDAYISFVVFYGVFSGVIISLLPTCLVELFGVVNYQSMSGLMYFSRGVGSMLGSPLAGLMIANQGLHASDYKNPIIYNGVLLLSSAVCLVAVRLIVASEGGKSSWKF
- a CDS encoding DEHA2G06732p (similar to CA2648|IPF9062 Candida albicans IPF9062) — encoded protein: MTTTDNFEFDNEFYNFDNANEFLQNISGAVSSLSPLSEDERFRNSIGDVDSNWYTEGINQNDIFRNKAGDNFNLINQEYTNPSINNGSGENDYFIETKKTDMKAPNNLLPSSMSSGTYSQDSTNNGMTPLSQPSLTSTHTSPESLVKIEENEDTGGRIKGSSTSKNAKVTKPQKKDKSSHNMIEKKYRTNINSKIVALRDAVPSLKIVAGNNNVSISDLEGLTPASKLNKASVLTKATEYIKHLEHKNDMLKQQNTQLQKLIQEANVQSQPMSQEQALPPHRGGFGFVPPQGEQSFNSTPVQQNFSGDSFNFNNQNTGMSIANPSYNYNKVLLGSLATVMGTSLIADNASEFKGLSALPFSSFLPYFVTHPSPITIQLWSLLKILLVLGSMASLVLPSLLIAIQNDKQSDQGTIDIWKFWLFNSLGLRLPHPFEQGKVDNILFMLSGKSDQEFSWASLFNYYIYLASCETTFELCILNLIVGTMLSVKFPLLSKFINRNMSLKGSLLLNLDYKGDNKSLIKLHNLIRNLDGISMLGSTSLFTRLINIAEHKSINNNIYDGQNNIKYAELFQENEGDYYNTIVTWRILEITHELNLAYLKNMASKSQEKSKVFNQISEDLKKIEAILLNDATSNLKSYFTLFKSVIEERSALSLLERIETDVNSSLSTFENIKEESELVEDDVSDFSEDDHESDQPTNYFDETEQPKTSTIRSNKSLICSLNLVSEEQFIVLTSSLILYYQQHQKAKSNELLRYLNFSSEKSSLSLLSFTALLKVITELIGQDQDANDFTNSNVLDKLIRITRLWINDDKKQFLDYNLRCDLSDLIVSKGSLLNGALSDESDEEGDDD
- a CDS encoding DEHA2G06776p (similar to uniprot|P32563 Saccharomyces cerevisiae YOR270C VPH1 Subunit of vacuolar-ATPase V0 domain): MLPISSQQGQDNGQEEAIFRSAPMTLVQFYVTIELARDVVYALGKLGDVHFRDLNSKLTPFQRTFVNELRGIDKIESHLEYLRSTMTKYDTIGATPYSSLQADQRPLPSASEMDNIRAEVTTFYERIKHLDSSYNSLDQQKLKYVENRYVVTAVNRFHSSSLTREDDIDQRFAIHGDTDDEDNIALLNNRNNSLENPVIDAAILEDSGFNSISGSIAREKVPLLRNILWRTLRGNLFFHDIPIEDEKMSNFSSKNTEFIDKNVFIVYIHGEFLKQRVRRIIQSLDGIIYDNVNGGSSARAETLSDLNHKIEDLNNVVQSTREHLIADLLIFQEGYLDRCYSVQREKLIYQTLNKFDMDGTRRCLVGEGWIPKSEFSTCQQTFRNLIHQKSRHVIPENNSQESISLSADNTGARSTPEPQNTDESFAIGNANVDETMDIENEDYNSLVAVVNELSTNRTPPTYHKTNKFTSAFQSIIDAYGIATYQEVNPGLATVITFPFMFAIMFGDLGHGFIVFLISLYLIKNESHFGPMKNKDEIFEMAFNGRYIVLLMGFFSMYTGFIYNDIFSKSMSFFKSGWEWNFPKDYDFGKDGPITLIAKKIPGHTYIFGLDWAWHGADNNLLFTNSYKMKLSILMGFIHMNYSLFFSLVNYRYFKSKVDIIGNFIPGFLFMQSIFGYLSLTIIYKWSVDWLGKEKQPPGLLNMLINMFLAPGSIDEQLYPGQKFVQIVLVLIAAVCVPWLLLYKPMTLKRQNNKALELGYSDLHSQMNHSLQMHEEEEAIMLENQLNSDPPDEVDMLDDNFRFPNDVEPLFHNSAHSDDHDSFNFGDIVIHQVIHTIEFCLNCVSHTASYLRLWALSLAHAQLSTVLWSMTIQNAFGTYGGWGVFMTVVLFGMWFILTVCILVLMEGTSAMLHSLRLHWVEAMSKFFEGEGYAYEPFTFESIDI